The following proteins come from a genomic window of Pelagicoccus albus:
- a CDS encoding sugar transferase, translating into MLKNRQEGILNLHGLWQAACLLILFLVTREVFEMSGYRIRLDYLSLYLASIVIGSIASVRILKRYAEHFLELGWTRTFQLSFQQLIRVMLLQLAVVFALKDVEISRAFLGTYFIVSFLALFTMNKILPKHLCRLSFKTQVIPTIIVGSTKSLKSLDNWITNKTNYGIELVGYVSEDNCPPKKEQPIPCLGTIDSLEETLNEHRISQVVVIDRALSSEAAKKAMSISQKAGCRVRIYNNWQADFQQRIMVEHEGDYTFLTYEDEPLENPINRMVKRGFDIAVSLPIVAFVLPPLTLFVWAFQRKQSPGPIFYAQPHTGMTKRTFHIIKYRTMHVSDENQKNVAKQATKGDSRIYAFGAILRKTSLDELPQFINVLLGEMSVSGPRPHLIDHDREFSEKLQVYYTRHFVKPGITGLAQSLGFRGEINEPEHLKERIAYDIKYINTWSFMLDLKIMLRTAKAVVFPPKSAY; encoded by the coding sequence ATGCTTAAAAACCGACAAGAAGGAATCCTAAATCTGCACGGCCTGTGGCAGGCAGCCTGCCTCTTAATTTTATTCCTAGTCACTCGCGAGGTCTTCGAAATGAGCGGCTATAGGATAAGATTGGACTATCTGAGCCTATACTTAGCGAGCATAGTAATCGGATCCATCGCCAGCGTCCGAATTCTGAAGCGATACGCGGAGCATTTTCTGGAACTCGGCTGGACACGCACCTTCCAGCTAAGCTTCCAACAGCTGATACGGGTGATGCTTCTTCAGCTTGCGGTCGTCTTCGCCCTCAAAGACGTAGAAATCAGCCGGGCATTTCTTGGCACATACTTCATCGTGTCTTTCTTGGCCTTGTTCACTATGAACAAGATTCTGCCCAAGCACCTCTGCCGCCTTTCCTTCAAGACTCAGGTAATCCCCACGATCATAGTTGGATCTACCAAGTCTCTGAAGAGCCTAGATAATTGGATAACGAACAAAACCAACTACGGTATCGAATTGGTCGGCTACGTGAGCGAAGACAATTGCCCGCCGAAAAAAGAACAACCAATCCCCTGTTTGGGAACCATCGACAGCCTCGAGGAAACGTTGAACGAACACCGTATTTCCCAAGTAGTTGTCATCGATAGGGCTCTAAGCTCTGAGGCCGCAAAAAAAGCGATGTCTATCAGCCAAAAAGCTGGGTGCCGCGTGCGTATCTACAATAACTGGCAGGCTGATTTCCAACAGCGCATCATGGTCGAGCACGAAGGAGACTACACCTTCTTGACTTACGAGGACGAGCCGCTGGAAAACCCAATCAACCGCATGGTAAAGCGAGGCTTCGACATAGCTGTTTCGCTCCCAATCGTGGCTTTCGTTCTCCCGCCTCTGACCTTGTTTGTGTGGGCTTTCCAAAGGAAGCAGTCCCCAGGACCCATTTTCTACGCTCAGCCTCATACTGGCATGACCAAACGGACTTTCCACATCATAAAGTACCGCACCATGCACGTTTCGGACGAAAACCAGAAGAACGTGGCGAAACAAGCGACCAAGGGAGATTCTCGCATCTACGCCTTTGGCGCTATCCTTCGAAAGACCAGCCTAGACGAGCTCCCGCAATTCATCAACGTACTGTTGGGCGAAATGAGCGTATCCGGTCCCCGTCCTCACTTGATCGACCACGACCGCGAGTTTTCCGAAAAGCTTCAAGTCTACTACACGCGTCACTTTGTGAAGCCAGGTATCACAGGCTTGGCCCAATCCCTCGGATTCCGAGGAGAGATCAACGAGCCAGAGCACCTCAAGGAACGCATCGCCTACGATATCAAGTATATCAATACGTGGTCCTTCATGCTTGATTTAAAAATCATGCTGAGAACCGCCAAGGCCGTCGTTTTCCCTCCGAAGAGCGCCTACTAG
- a CDS encoding ExeA family protein: MYQSFYGLREMPFNITPDPNFLYLSPTHQEALQHLKYGISERKGFIVLTGEVGCGKTTLCRHFINEVDDDKYEVALILNPRITESQLLKTILSELGETGTMSRSRGGLVQQVNDLLLKKIEAGKDILLIIDEAQNLTFELLEQLRLLSNLETDKQKLLQIILMGQPEFKEILAEERLRQLRQRILVHTELRPLNRLQIEQYIHHRIAMAGGQGIPFFTSWAVRLISRKSKGIPRIVNNICDKALLSSYIRSSEVVQWKDVRAALKEIKTLDLG; the protein is encoded by the coding sequence ATGTACCAAAGTTTCTACGGTCTCCGGGAGATGCCGTTCAACATAACTCCCGATCCAAACTTTCTGTACCTGAGCCCAACTCACCAAGAGGCGCTGCAACATCTGAAATACGGCATTTCAGAGCGCAAGGGTTTCATCGTCCTGACCGGCGAAGTCGGGTGCGGAAAGACGACGCTCTGCCGGCATTTCATCAATGAGGTCGACGACGACAAATATGAAGTCGCTCTCATTTTGAATCCAAGAATCACGGAGTCCCAACTCCTAAAGACCATCTTGTCTGAACTCGGTGAAACCGGAACCATGAGCCGAAGCCGTGGCGGTCTCGTCCAACAGGTCAACGACCTGCTTTTGAAGAAGATCGAAGCCGGCAAGGATATCCTGCTGATCATCGACGAGGCGCAAAACCTGACTTTCGAGCTTCTCGAGCAGCTCCGACTCCTCTCCAATCTGGAAACCGACAAACAAAAGCTCCTACAGATTATCCTGATGGGGCAGCCTGAATTTAAGGAAATCCTCGCAGAGGAAAGACTTCGTCAGCTCCGCCAGCGGATCCTCGTCCACACAGAGCTTCGCCCGCTCAACCGCCTGCAGATCGAGCAATACATCCATCACCGTATCGCCATGGCCGGCGGCCAAGGCATCCCCTTCTTCACCAGTTGGGCGGTGCGGCTAATTAGCAGGAAATCGAAGGGAATCCCTCGTATCGTGAACAACATTTGCGACAAAGCTCTGCTATCCTCCTACATCAGGAGCAGCGAAGTCGTGCAGTGGAAAGACGTGCGAGCCGCCTTGAAAGAGATCAAAACTCTCGATTTAGGCTAA
- a CDS encoding methylated-DNA--[protein]-cysteine S-methyltransferase, with protein sequence MCVDYLDTPLGILKLTATSKGVSGIVFADERAENHRCAGKGSEILDRLKEELVSYFEGRLIRFTCPISVEGTSFQKRVWTKLAEIPFGTTKSYGQIATELGQPTAARAVGGANNKNPIPIVIPCHRVVGAQKVLVGFAGGLWRKQWMLEHEGIHLPLG encoded by the coding sequence GTGTGCGTTGACTACCTTGATACACCCCTAGGGATCCTAAAGCTTACAGCCACCTCCAAAGGCGTTAGCGGAATCGTTTTCGCTGATGAGCGTGCGGAAAATCATCGATGCGCCGGCAAAGGCTCCGAGATCCTGGACCGCTTGAAGGAAGAGCTAGTCTCGTATTTCGAAGGGCGATTGATTCGGTTCACTTGCCCTATTTCAGTCGAGGGAACCTCCTTCCAAAAAAGAGTTTGGACTAAGTTGGCGGAAATCCCTTTCGGCACCACGAAGTCCTATGGGCAAATAGCTACTGAACTCGGCCAACCCACAGCGGCAAGGGCAGTCGGCGGAGCCAACAACAAAAATCCCATACCGATAGTGATTCCCTGCCATCGAGTCGTAGGGGCGCAAAAAGTACTCGTTGGGTTCGCCGGAGGTTTATGGCGCAAACAATGGATGTTGGAGCATGAAGGCATCCATCTGCCCCTAGGATAA
- a CDS encoding phospholipase D-like domain-containing protein gives MSPKLLFDSVLPHLGAIIGLGLGVILIARLMREKRRPSNTFAWLLLIVLAPYIGVPLFLLFGGRKIQRLTRDKKSLRLHQLTPNDDSISVSPFGLVAKGNSTQFIPNATEAYRILIESIQNAKESIDITTFILSHDVVGRRVVKELSKKAREGVKVRLLLDALGSWGKKTLYILDLEKAGGRIERFMPVFPIAFPGASNLRNHRKIALFDKSSAIIGGRNIGREYMGPTPSQRRWEDFGVKIEGPAVSALNTIFEEDWAFACRKKGYTAEKQPTIPPAPTGDSTIEIMASGPDTPGDPLYEKVLASIQDAEHSITIVTPYFIPDEVLLRSLTVKARTGRKVTIIIPLRSNHKITDLARNAYLRELHEVGATILAYTPKMLHAKAMLIDDQMAMTGSANMDLRSLFVNFEVAAFFYSPNDIREVKNWIQSIKRNCIEQSSEVLFHKRHFRGIAEDLSRLIAPLL, from the coding sequence ATGAGTCCGAAACTCCTCTTCGATTCCGTTTTGCCTCACCTCGGGGCCATCATCGGCCTCGGTCTCGGCGTGATCTTGATCGCTCGCCTGATGAGAGAAAAACGACGCCCCAGCAACACCTTTGCATGGCTCTTGTTAATCGTACTTGCCCCCTACATAGGTGTACCTCTCTTCCTTCTTTTTGGCGGAAGAAAAATACAGCGCCTCACTCGCGACAAAAAATCTCTCCGGCTCCATCAGCTCACCCCCAACGATGATTCCATCTCAGTATCCCCTTTTGGTCTGGTGGCAAAAGGCAACTCTACCCAATTCATACCCAACGCCACCGAAGCCTATCGGATCCTCATCGAATCTATTCAAAACGCAAAAGAGTCGATCGACATAACGACGTTCATCCTGAGCCACGACGTCGTGGGACGACGAGTGGTCAAAGAGCTTTCCAAGAAAGCGAGGGAAGGCGTGAAAGTGCGACTCCTGTTGGACGCCCTCGGATCTTGGGGCAAAAAGACCTTGTACATTCTAGACCTCGAAAAGGCAGGAGGGAGAATTGAACGTTTCATGCCCGTCTTTCCCATCGCATTTCCGGGCGCTTCAAATCTGAGAAACCACCGCAAGATCGCTTTGTTCGACAAATCATCCGCTATCATCGGGGGAAGGAACATCGGCCGTGAATATATGGGGCCCACTCCTTCCCAACGACGCTGGGAAGATTTCGGCGTCAAGATCGAAGGGCCAGCCGTATCCGCGCTCAACACCATCTTCGAAGAAGACTGGGCGTTCGCGTGTCGTAAAAAAGGATACACTGCAGAGAAGCAGCCCACCATCCCCCCTGCCCCGACCGGAGATTCGACGATCGAAATAATGGCGAGCGGACCGGATACCCCCGGAGACCCTCTTTACGAAAAGGTACTGGCGAGTATCCAAGATGCGGAACATTCCATAACCATAGTCACACCCTACTTCATTCCCGATGAAGTTCTGCTCCGCTCGCTCACCGTAAAGGCTCGCACTGGTCGAAAGGTCACCATCATCATCCCCCTTCGATCCAACCACAAAATAACTGACCTCGCCCGCAACGCCTATCTGCGCGAATTGCACGAAGTCGGAGCGACCATACTCGCCTACACACCCAAAATGCTTCACGCCAAGGCTATGCTAATCGATGACCAGATGGCGATGACCGGCTCCGCCAATATGGATCTAAGAAGCCTGTTTGTGAACTTCGAGGTAGCGGCCTTCTTCTATTCGCCAAACGACATCAGAGAAGTTAAAAACTGGATACAGTCGATCAAAAGAAACTGTATCGAACAGAGCTCGGAAGTGCTTTTCCACAAGAGACACTTTCGCGGCATTGCCGAAGATTTAAGCCGACTGATCGCTCCTTTGCTTTAA
- a CDS encoding FtsB family cell division protein: MSLSRFTNLLFALLFIGAGLFAAVFLYRDYQHYDNLRSENTVLAKRHEALKQESARREDEVEKLKNDPEFIERAIRTKLNYAKEKEVIFRFER, from the coding sequence ATGAGTCTTAGCCGCTTCACTAATTTGCTGTTTGCTTTGCTGTTCATCGGAGCAGGGCTTTTCGCTGCGGTGTTTTTGTATCGAGACTATCAACACTACGATAATCTAAGATCGGAAAACACTGTGCTGGCGAAGCGACATGAAGCGCTCAAGCAGGAATCGGCCCGTCGGGAAGACGAAGTGGAAAAATTGAAAAACGATCCCGAGTTCATTGAAAGGGCTATCCGGACCAAGCTAAATTACGCCAAAGAGAAGGAAGTTATCTTCCGCTTTGAACGTTAA